Part of the Patescibacteria group bacterium genome is shown below.
CAACAAATCACCGTAGGCAGTCACCGAAAACGACGAACCTCCGATTTTTAAAAAAGTATTAACTGGCGATACCAGCACGCCATCAAACGTGCCTTTGGTGACCAGTTCCGGCAAATCCACAACCCCTCGGAAAAAAGCGTGGGTAAAACCGAAAGCCGTAATCGAAACTCCGAGCATTCCAAACACATCAATACTTGTCCAACCGTTAATTGGCCCAGTCGCCTGCATAAACAAAAACCAAATAATAAAAAAGGTGAAATTATTCAAAATCATACTCAAAACTCCCACCCAAAAAGAGCCTGAAAGCGCGTGGGCGTTTTTTAAATTATATTTTGATTGTGCGAAAAAATAATAAAGACTGTGCAACATACATTTTATCCGTTAATCGACAACTTTCGCATTGCCCGCTTTGAAATAACGGCCGTCAGAACGCCAAAGATTACAATCCACGCACATAAATTTAAAACCGATACTGGAAATCGCTCAGCAAAATTGGGATACATGGCATACGAAAGCGCCACCGAAGCACCGAACGGAGAAAACTCGGCGAACAGTTGCAATGCTTTCGGGAAAAAAGCAATCGGCACCCAAGCGCCACCAAAAATCATAATTAATTTACTAACCACAAAATAGATTGGCTCACTGTTCCCCAACCAAAATCCGGAAAGTCCGCACAGGACATAAATCAAACACGTGAGAATTTGACTGAGGAAAAATATTACCAAGAGAGAGCCTATCCAAACTGGAAGAGTCTGACTCATCTGCGGTAATCCAACAATCAAAGTATCTAAAACAACAGAAAGTACGAGCGCCAGCACAAACGTCGTAAATCCTTGGCCGATCTGCACAAAAACTTTCTGCCAAACGTATCCAATCGGGCGCAACAAATACATTTCAATATTGCCCGAAAGAATATCCTGTCTGAAAATTTTTTCTATATTGCGAAACCCCAACCAAAAAACAATAAAATACATGGACATGCTCCAGATGGCGTTTGAGAAAGGCAGCTTGGATCCTATCTTTGGCAACAGTTCGTAGACATATTTGTACAAAAATAAACTAAACAAAAGAAAAACGGTGTGATTGATCATTTGAAAAATCAGTTTCTTTTTTTGTTCGACAGTATTTTTGGCGACGATGTAGATGTAATAAAAAGCTTTATACATTGGCTATTTTTTATAGAGCGCCACAAGCACATCTTCCAAAGACGGCGACAAAATTTCCACTTCCCCATTGTAGCCACCATCCAGAATTTTTTTGAGGACAGCGGTTACATCAGCAACGGTTGTATCAATCGTAAAAATAGTACCGCTGGCATCGTTTGATTTTGTCACACCCGACATTGAGAAATCAGCAACATATCTTTCGGAAAGCACTATGCGCCGCTCCTTTTGAATCATTTTTCTTAACTCGCTCGTTGGTTCATCCACCACAATCCGTCCGTAGTTAACAATAATCGTTCGGTCACAAATAGCTTCAATATCCCCCACATCATGCGAAGTGAGAAAGATCGTCATGTTGTGTTCAGCTCGAAGCTTCGAAAGCGTTTCTCGCAATACTTGTTTGGCAATAATATCGAGTCCTATGCTTGGCTCATCGAGAAATAAAATTTTAGGTTTATGAATTAAGGCGCAGGCAATTTCCACACGCATCCTTTGTCCTAGAGAAAGTGTGCGAATCGGCTGATCTCGAAATGGCTCAATGCCCAAAGTTTTTTCAAGATAGGTAATGCGTTCTTTGATTTCTTTTTTTGAAAGGCCGTACATCACTCCAAAGAGACGCAACGTATCTTCTGGCGGAAGATTTGGCAGGAGATTGCTCCTTTGGCCAAACACCGCGCCGATCTGAGCCACCACTTCTTTCCGATTTTTCTGAGGAGACAACCCCAACACCTGTATCTCACCGCTCGTCGGCCACAAAATTCCCGTGAGCATTTTAATGGTCGTTGATTTCCCCGCGCCATTTGGGCCGATAAAAGCTACCGCTTCTCCCTGAGCAACAGAAAAATTAACACCGTCAACAGCAACAACGTCCTTGCCCTTGTGTTTAAAAACTTTTTGTAGATTTTTAACTTCGATCATACGCATTATTATAAATCATTTGGGTAACATTACACCCTTTGCAAAATTTGACACATACATAGTAATATTTTATGCTCAATTTTAGTAATTAGAAACACAACAATTTCCAAGGAGGAATTATGTCTCCGCGGGTAGCAGAAAAAAGACGAAAAGAAATCCTGATGGCTTACGCAGCGTGGAAACCCATCGTGGCATTTGTCAGCAGGCTGAGCAAACACTTACGCTACGGACAGAGTAGCTTGCTTGACGTCGGCACGGGAGAAGGTGTCTTCGGCCTTGAAGTGGCTAAGGAGTTTGGAGTTAGCAAAACCACACTCGTTGATATCCAAGGGGCTCTCCTCGTTGAGCTTGCAGCAAATACGGTTTTTGAAATGGCGGATGTTTGTGATGAAAATTTTGTGCCAAAATTTCAGAATCAATTTTCTGTGGTGACCTGTTTCAAAGCTCTTCACGAATTTCGGAATCCCGTCCAAGCTGCCCTAAATCTGGTTCGAATTTTGCCCGAGCGAGGAGTAACGTTTATCATGGATCACGCAGAGGAGGGTTGGGAACATCTGAGAATTAACCGCTTCCAAAACAAGGGGTCGCTGTTACATTACGAACGAGACCTCGACCGACTAACACTTAGTAGATCCCGTCTAACCACAAACACAGGAATCCGCGATTTCTGGGAACAGGAGATTTTTCCTGGATTGCCGGGAGAACACTACCTGACCTTTCACGGGCATATGTACTCGATGATCTACGTAGCCCGGCAATAGCCATGAGCAGCAACTTTCCATTAGTTATTTTACACCTCTGAAAAATCAGAGGTTTTTTCTTTTCTGGTCGAGATTAGCAACTAAACCGAAAATTTGACTTATTACAATAAATGTTTTACTCTACCATTAGTTGGTCTTCGTGAAAACTCCCATGAAAAAGATTGTCTTTCAAGCATTGCTAATCGCGCTAGCGACAGGCGGTGCTCTCGTAATTTTGGGTCTATTACTTCGACCTGAGTTGCTAACTCCGGGCTGGATAAGTGCCACGATGGCTTTCAGCTTTCTCGTAAACCTGTGGGACTTGCGCCGCAGGGCTCGTCGCTCTACTTCTAGGGTCCTATGATAAAGATCATTCTTCGGTCTCTGCTCCTCTCACTCGTGCTTAGTGCTCAAGCATGGATTTTGGTTATGATGTTTTGCAACGTGTCACTGACCTCTGGTTGGATGTACAGTTGCATGGCGCTAACCTTCACTGGAAACATAATCGCCGAAACTCGCAGCACTCGCCACTTCTAACTTCGCCACGGAATTACTGTCCGTGGCATTTTTTATATTTTTATCCCAGATATCACAACAGGTTTTCATTGTTATAAAAATCTTGCCACTTTAGTTAACTAAAGTGGCAAAATTTAAAATTAAATTTTTAAAAAATTAAGCTTTTTTAGTAACCTTATTCTTTAATTGCAAAAATGTTTTCAAATCTTCTCGTACCTTTTCGGTCAAATCATACTCAAAAACTTTATCGAGCGAAATCCAATCGAAATCTGCGCCTTCTCCAAGATTTATTTCTGATTTTTTCAATTCACTTTCAATATAATAAATATAGCGCCAAGTGTTTTTTTCAATATTTAGGTAATCACAAACTGGAACTAAATCGCTTGAATCGATTTCAACATGAAGTTCCTCCATCAACTCTCTGACACAACAATCTCCGGGAGTTTCACCCCCTTCATTTCCCCCACCAAAAAATGCCCACTTATGTGGATTATTTTTAGTATTACCATCTCGCTTATGCAATAAAACCTCGTTTGATTTTGAATTATATAGAAAACATCCAGAATAGAATCTAGTATATTTTATGTTCTTAGGCACCATGACACTTCTTGTATTTTTTCCCAGAACCGCACGGACAAAGATCATTTCTCCCAACTTTATTTTCAGGAATTCCGGGAATTACCGCGTGGGATTTTCCTTGGTGCTGACGATTTGATTGCGCGTCCCCCGAACCGATGATTTGAGCCTGTTCGTGAACTTCGGCAAGTTTGCGCTGTTCAACGCGAAGGCCGGCACCAAGATCAGCCGAAGCTGTAGCGGCGATAACAGGGATCAATCGGCTAATCTGATTCATCGTCGCATCTTCCATTTCTTTGAAAAGTCGCAACCCTTCT
Proteins encoded:
- a CDS encoding ATP-binding cassette domain-containing protein, which codes for MIEVKNLQKVFKHKGKDVVAVDGVNFSVAQGEAVAFIGPNGAGKSTTIKMLTGILWPTSGEIQVLGLSPQKNRKEVVAQIGAVFGQRSNLLPNLPPEDTLRLFGVMYGLSKKEIKERITYLEKTLGIEPFRDQPIRTLSLGQRMRVEIACALIHKPKILFLDEPSIGLDIIAKQVLRETLSKLRAEHNMTIFLTSHDVGDIEAICDRTIIVNYGRIVVDEPTSELRKMIQKERRIVLSERYVADFSMSGVTKSNDASGTIFTIDTTVADVTAVLKKILDGGYNGEVEILSPSLEDVLVALYKK
- a CDS encoding methyltransferase domain-containing protein; this translates as MSPRVAEKRRKEILMAYAAWKPIVAFVSRLSKHLRYGQSSLLDVGTGEGVFGLEVAKEFGVSKTTLVDIQGALLVELAANTVFEMADVCDENFVPKFQNQFSVVTCFKALHEFRNPVQAALNLVRILPERGVTFIMDHAEEGWEHLRINRFQNKGSLLHYERDLDRLTLSRSRLTTNTGIRDFWEQEIFPGLPGEHYLTFHGHMYSMIYVARQ
- a CDS encoding NUDIX hydrolase; the protein is MIFVRAVLGKNTRSVMVPKNIKYTRFYSGCFLYNSKSNEVLLHKRDGNTKNNPHKWAFFGGGNEGGETPGDCCVRELMEELHVEIDSSDLVPVCDYLNIEKNTWRYIYYIESELKKSEINLGEGADFDWISLDKVFEYDLTEKVREDLKTFLQLKNKVTKKA